Proteins from one Sarcophilus harrisii chromosome 2, mSarHar1.11, whole genome shotgun sequence genomic window:
- the LOC100923639 gene encoding retinol dehydrogenase 11 has translation MFGVLVLLASFVFLLVLAAPYIRKALSKGVCTSTVQLPGKVVIVTGANTGIGKETAKDLAQRGARVYIACRDLQKGELAASEIRAKTGNQQVLVRKLDLADTKSIRTFAEAFLAEEKQLHILINNAGVMMCPYSKTADGFEMHIGVNHLGHFLLTHLLLDRLKESAPSRVINLSSLAFHLGRIHFYNLHGEKFYNRGLAYCHSKLANVLFTQELARRLKGTGVTTYSVHPGTVNSELFRHSTCMKLLLKLFSSFSKTPQEGAQTSLYCALTEGLEPLSGKHFSECSPAWISSRGRNMTTARRLWDVSCNLLGIQQD, from the exons ATGTTCGGGGTTCTGGTGCTCTTGGCTTCATTTGTCTTCCTCCTGGTCTTGGCAGCACCCTACATCAG GAAAGCACTTTCCAAAGGAGTATGTACATCAACTGTTCAGCTTCCTGGAAAGGTGGTAATAGTTACTGGAGCCAACACAGGCATTGGGAAGGAGACAGCCAAAGACCTTGCTCAGAGAG GAGCTCGAGTATATATTGCTTGTAGGGATTTACAAAAAGGGGAGTTGGCAGCCAGTGAAATCCGGGCTAAGACGGGGAACCAACAGGTGCTGGTGCGGAAGCTGGACCTGGCTGACACCAAATCAATACGAACTTTTGCTGAGGCCTTCTTGGCAG AGGAAAAACAGCTTCACATCCTGATCAACAATGCAGGAGTGATGATGTGCCCCTACTCTAAGACAGCTGACGGATTTGAGATGCACATCGGAGTCAATCACTTAG GTCATTTTCTTCTGACCCATCTGCTGTTGGACAGGCTGAAGGAATCAGCCCCATCAAGGGTGATAAACCTATCTTCCTTGGCATTTCACCTTGGCAGGATCCATTTTTACAACCTACATGGCGAGAAGTTCTATAACCGGGGCCTTGCCTACTGCCACAGCAAGCTGGCCAATGTGCTTTTTACCCAGGAGTTAGCTCGGAGACTAAAAG GTACTGGGGTAACTACATATTCTGTGCACCCTGGAACCGTCAATTCTGAGTTGTTCCGGCATTCAACTTGCATGAAACTGTTATTGAAGCTGTTCTCCTCCTTTAGTAAGACCCCGCAGGAGGGAGCCCAGACCAGCCTGTATTGTGCTTTGACCGAGGGCCTTGAGCCTCTGAGTGGGAAACATTTCAG tgAATGTAGTCCTGCATGGATTTCTTCCCGGGGACGCAACATGACAACAGCAAGGCGTTTATGGGATGTTAGCTGTAACCTGCTGGGAATCCAGCAGGACTGA